The sequence AATCAATGATGCCAGCACCGAGATCGTGCCGCTTTTCGGCGCGCTCGATGCGGGGGTACAGGACCGCGCCATCTCGCCTGCGCCGAAGGGCCAGCGCAAGGTGGTACTGGCGACGTCGATTGCGGAAACCTCGCTCACCATCGAAGGCGTCCGCATCGTGGTCGACTCGGGCATGGCGCGAGTGCCGCGTTACGAGCCCGATATTGGGCTGACGCGGCTGCAAACCATCCGCGCGTCGCGCGCCGCGGTCGATCAGCGACGCGGTCGCGCCGGCCGTACCGAGCCCGGCATCTGCTATCGGCTATGGGACGAGCCGCAGACCGTCGCTCTCGAAGCCTATACGCGCCCTGAAATTCTCTCCGCCGATCTGTCGTCGCTGGTGCTGGACCTTGCACACTGGGGTGCGACCGATCCGTCCACCCTGGCGTTTCTCGATCCGCCACCAGTCCCGGCGCTGACCGAAGCGCGCGCGCTGCTGCGTGAACTGAACGCGATCGATGACTCCGGCCGCATCACGAGAGAGGGCAACAGCCTGCGCGCGCTGGCGCTGCCGCCGCGGCTGGCGCGTATGATCGTGGACTCCCATCGGCTCGGCGCAGGCGAAGAGGCCGCGATGATCGCTGCTGTTCTCACCGAGCGCGGCCTCGGCGGCGACAGCGCCGATCTCGATGCACGGCTGGACAATTTCCGCCGTGATCGTTCGCAGCGGGCGCAAAGCGCGCGGCAACTCGCGGGTCGTTGGGCGAAACAAGTTGTGGCGAGCGAACCGTTCGACATTGACGATCAAGCACCATCTACCGGCATCATGCTGGCGCTGGCGTTCCCGGATCGTGTGGCGAGGAATCGCGGCAACGGGTCGTTCGTGCTGGCCAATGGACGCGGCGCTAGCATCGAGCAGACGTCGGTGCTGGCGAAATCGCCCTATATCGCGGTCGCGGAACTCACCGGCACGGCGGCGAACGGACGCATCCTGCTGGCCGCGCCGATCACGCAGACCGAAATCGAGCAGCAGTTCGCCGATCATATCCAGACCGATGACGAGGTGACGTTCGACAGATCGGCCATGGCGTTGCGCGCACGGCGCAGGAAGAAGCTGCACGCGATCACGCTGTCGGAACAGCCGCTGTCGATTGCGCCGTCGGCAGAGACCGCGCGGGTGCTGGCGGATGGTCTTGTCGCGGCGGGCATCGATCGCCTGCCGTGGTCGAAACCGCTCAAGCAATGGCGCGACCGGGTGATGTTTCTGCGCGCAGCCTCTCCTGATGACTGGCCTGATCTTTCCGACAATGCGTTGGCGGAGACGCGCGCCGACTGGCTCGCGCCTGCGCTGTTCGACAAGACCTCGCTGGCGGGCTTTTCCGCAGGCGATCTGTCGGATGCGCTGATGGCGCTGCTGCCGTGGGATGCCCGCGCGCGGCTCGACCGCGAAGCGCCGACGCATTTCGAGGCGCCGACCGGAACCTCGCTGCCGATCGACTATGAAGCGGAGCAGGGGCCGACCATCGCCGTGCGGTTGCAGGAATTGTTCGGGCTGACGGTTCATCCCTCGATTGCGAAAGGCAAGATTCCGCTGGTGCTGGAATTGCTGTCGCCCGCCCATCGGCCGGTGCAGGTGACGCGCGATCTGCCGGGCTTCTGGCGCGGCAGTTACGCCGCCGTGCGCACCGATCTGCGCGGGCGCTATCCGCGCCATCCGTGGCCGGAAGATCCGGCATCCGCGCCGCCGACCCGCCGGGTCAAGCCGCGTGGAACCTGAGCCGCTGCCTCAACGCAGATTGAAATTAACCCTTCGCTCACCCTTATCGCCGAAAACGCTCTCTTGACCGGATGGCTTGGTTTCAAGTGCCGGTCGACTGGGGTCAGGTCCGTGTGTGGGCCGTTTGAGTACAGGTGTGCGTCATGCGTGGCATCATGATTCTGGCGGCCATTCTCATCGTGCTCGGCACGTCGATGGCGCAGATGGCCGACAAGATCACGACCGACAAGGCGCAGGCCAAGGCGGTCGACAAGGCCAGGGCCATGAACGCCTTTGCATCGATGCAGCCGCAAACCACGGCACAGGCCGGTGCGCGCAGCGTGACGGTTCCGCGCGACAGCCGCGGGCATTTCCAGACCGAAGGCCGCGTCGATGGCCGCCGCCTCGGCTTCATGGTCGATACCGGCGCGTCGGTGATCGCGCTGAATGAAACCTCCGCCGCGCAGATCGGCGTGCGCCCGCTGCGCAGCGACTACACCGCCAACGTCTCCACCGCCAACGGTTCGGTCAAGGCCGCGCGCACGCGGCTTGCGATGGTGGACATCGGTGGTCTCGTGGTGCGCGACGTGGATGCGCTGGTGCTGCCCGACGCCGCACTGTCGGAAAATCTGCTCGGCCTGTCGTTCCTGTCGAAGCTCAAGCGCTTCGAATTCGCCGGCGGCAAGCTGGTGATGGAGCAGTAAGCATAGCTGCGGCTGCAAGAAGTCGTCATGCGCGGGCTTGACCCGCGCATCTATCTATAAAAATTTGTTTGAGAAGATGGATTGCCGGGTCAAGCCCGGCAATGACAACTTAACTACACCCGTCGGAACACCACGCTGAGATTATTCGCCGGCATTGCGGTGACGACCGGCGCTGAAAATCCACTATCCCGCGCCAGCGCCGCGACGATCTCCAGATCGCGCAGGCCCCATTCCGGATTTCGTGCCTTCAGGCTGTCGTCGAACGCCTCGTTGCTTGGCGCGGTGACGACGCTCGCCTGCCGATAGGGGCCATAGAGGTAAAGCGGCGCACCCTGGGGCAGCAGCGCAGCCGCCTCGCGCAACAGTCCTTCTGTTGCGCGCCATGGCGCAATGTGGATCATGTTGATGCACAGAATGGCGTCAGCTTTCCCCACCGGCCAGCGATCCGATGCCGCATCCAGCATCACCGGGGGCAACACGTTCGCCGCACCGGTGTCCTGCGTCCATGCCGCGATGCTGTGCAGGGCGGCATCTTCCGGGTCGGAGGGCTGGAATGTGAGATTCGGAAATGCCCGCGCGAAATGCACGACATGCTCACCCGATCCGCTCGCGATCTCGAGAACGATGCCCGCTTCGGGAAGCACACCGCGCAGGACATCGAGAATGGCGTCGCGGTTGCGCTCGGTGGCGGGATACTGAAGGCGATGGTCGATCATGGCATGCCCGATCTGAATGGAAGCTGTACGAAGTCGCTGCCAATATGCCGCAATTCGTTCGTAAATGCTTGGCTCCCGCCTTTCCTCGGCTTGAGGCATTCGCTAAAGCTGCTGGACTTTATTCGCCGTTTTTCCCGTGAGGCCATTTGATGTTTCCAAAACCGAAACCCGAACTCGTTCCCAATACCTACGCCTACGAATCCGAGCCGATGGTGAAGGCGACGGGTTTCCGCGAATACGATGCGCGGTGGCTGTTCGGCAAGGAAATCAACCTGATGGGAATTCAGGCGCTGGGCATGGGTCTCGGCACCCTGATCGGCGAGATGGGCCAGAAGCAGGAGATTGTCACTGCGCACGATTTTCGCGGCTATTCGGCCTCGATCAAATACGCGCTGATCTCTGGCCTTTTGGCGTCGGGCTGCAAGGTGCATGACATCGGGCTCGCGGTGACGCCGATGGCGTATTTCGCGCAGTTCGACCTCGACGTGCCTTGTGTCGCGATGGTCACCGCCTCGCATAACGACAACGGCTGGACCGGCGTGAAGATGGGCGCGAACCGTCCGCTGACCTTCGGGCCGGACGAAATGAATCGCCTGAAGGAAATCGTGCTCAACGCCGATTTCAAGCTGAAGCCAGCGGGCGGCTATCAGTTCCACGAAAATTTCCCGGCGCGCTACATCGCCGACCTCACCAAGCGGCCGAAGCTGAAGCGCAAGCTGAAGGTGGTGGTCGCCTGCGGCAACGGCACAGCGGGCGCGTTCGCGCCGAAGGTGATGGAAGCGATCGGCTGCGAGGTGATCCCGCTGGACGTTGAACTCGATCACACTTTCCCGAAGTACAATCCGAATCCCGAAGACATGGAAATGCTGCACGCCATCCGCGACGCGGTGCTCGAACACAAGGCGGATGTGGGCTTAGGCTTCGACGGCGACGGCGACCGCTGCGGCGTGGTGGATAACACCGGCGAGGAAATCTTCGCCGACAAGGTCGGCGTGATGCTGGCGCGCGACATGTCCGCGATCCACAAGAACGCGCAGTTCGTGGTCGATGTGAAATCCACCGGCCTGTTCGTGACAGATCCTCTCTTGCAGAAGCAGGGCGCGCAGACGACCTACTGGAAGACCGGCCACTCGTACATGAAGCGCCGCACTCACGAATTGAAGGCGCTGGCGGGCTTCGAAAAGTCCGGTCACTTCTTCTTCAACGCGCCGGTCGGCCGCGGCTATGACGACGGCCTCGTCTCCGCGATTGCGATCTGCGAGATGCTCGACCGTGCCACCGGCAAGAGCATGGCGGACCTGAAAGATGCGCTGCCGAAGACCTGGTCGTCGCCGACCATGTCGCCGCACTGCTCCGACGAGACCAAGTATGGAATCGTCACGCAGGTGGTGAAGCACTTCGAGGATTTGAAAGCCAAGGGCGCCAAGGTCGCCGGTCAGCCGATCCGCGATCTGGTGACGGTCAACGGCGTTCGCGTCACCTGCGAGGACGGAAGCTGGGGCCTGGTGCGCGCCTCAAGCAACAAGCCGGAACTGGTGGTGGTGGTCGAAAGCCCGGTCTCGGAGCAACGCATGCGCGACATGTTCGAGGCGATGGACTCGGTGCTGCGCACCCATCCCGAAGTCGGCGAATATAATCAGAAGATCTGACGCGCCGGCGCGCCTTTAAAACGGAGACGGCGATGAAATCGGCGATAGCACTTGTTGCGATCCTGATTTCAGGCTTCTCCGCCGCGCAGGCGCAGACCCCGCGCGCGAAGCCGACGGTCGAGGCCTGCCTTGCAAAATCGAAGGCCGGGCCGAATACCGATCTGTGCATCGGTGTGACGTCCAACCCCTGCATCGGGCCGGAGGAAGGCGCAAAGAGGGACTCCGGCCTGATCGCGTGTCTCAACGACGAACAGCAGCAATGGGACAAGGTACTGAACGCGTCGTTTCAGACGCTCATCAAAGGCCTTGAGCCCGAACAACAAGCCAAGCTGCGCGAGACGCAGCGCGCGTGGATCGCCTCGCGCGATCTGACGTGCAATTTCTATATGGATTATTTCGACGGCTCGATGGCCAATCCCATGATCGCGAACTGCATGAACCGCGAGACCGCGCGGCGCGCAATCTTTCTCAAGGGCTTTGCCGACGATCTTGCGCAGCGGAAATAATCACGCGGCGCGGATCGAGGCCAGAAAACCTTCGACTTCGGCCTGCAGCCGTTCCGACTGGGACGACAGGCCGCTGGCGGCGTGCAGCAGTTGCGTGACGGCCTGTCCGGCCTCCTGCGACGCTGCGTTGACGCCGGCGATGTTCTGATCGACGTCCCTGCTGCCGCTCGCGGCCTGCTGGACATTGCCCGCGATTTCCCGCGTCGCCGCGTTCTGCTGCTCGACGGCGGCGGAGATGGCGTTGGAAATCTCGTTGATCTCCGTAATGGTCGCGCCGATGGCCTGGATCGCGCTGACGGCCTCGACGGTGGCGGACTGGATATCGCCGATCTGCGCGGAGATGTCTTCGGTCGCCTTTGCCGTCTGGGTGGCGAGCGCCTTCACTTCGCTGGCCACCACGGCGAATCCCCGGCCGTGTTCGCCGGCGCGCGCGGCCTCGATGGTTGCGTTCAGTGCCAGAAGATTGGTCTGGCTGGCGATGGTCTGGATCAGTGTGACGACTTCGCCGATCTTCTGCGTCCCGGAGGCCAGCCCCTCGATGACGCTGTTGGTCTTGCGGGCTTCCTCGGCCGCCTTGCCGGCGATTTCCGAGGAGCGGGCGACCTGACTGCCGATCTCGCCGATCGACGCCGTCAGTTCCTCGGTGGCCGAGGCCACGGTCTCGACATTCTGCGAGGCCTGCGCTGATGCCGCAGCAGCGGAGGCCGTCCGTTGCGCGGTCTGCTCGGCGCTGCCACTGATCGCTTCCGAGGTCTGGTGCACTTCCTTGGCCGCTT is a genomic window of Bradyrhizobium sp. G127 containing:
- a CDS encoding methyl-accepting chemotaxis protein, whose translation is MTKATDLQALRETASKALISLLWLHVPISVAIGLFRGTEWMMPAVVMAVLACAATWSWMTSGSTLATRLIVAVALMGDVSLLVYQMAGHPWQPDMHMYFFAALATLVAYCDYRTILAGTVAVAVHHLALNFLLPAALYPGGSDFGRVVLHASILILETGVLVWIVIELTQLFDVTASKTEEAEAARAAAEQASAERSRAEAQASVQRGTARRDLAATFERNVGRIVSEVAEAAKEVHQTSEAISGSAEQTAQRTASAAAASAQASQNVETVASATEELTASIGEIGSQVARSSEIAGKAAEEARKTNSVIEGLASGTQKIGEVVTLIQTIASQTNLLALNATIEAARAGEHGRGFAVVASEVKALATQTAKATEDISAQIGDIQSATVEAVSAIQAIGATITEINEISNAISAAVEQQNAATREIAGNVQQAASGSRDVDQNIAGVNAASQEAGQAVTQLLHAASGLSSQSERLQAEVEGFLASIRAA
- a CDS encoding lysozyme inhibitor LprI family protein — its product is MKSAIALVAILISGFSAAQAQTPRAKPTVEACLAKSKAGPNTDLCIGVTSNPCIGPEEGAKRDSGLIACLNDEQQQWDKVLNASFQTLIKGLEPEQQAKLRETQRAWIASRDLTCNFYMDYFDGSMANPMIANCMNRETARRAIFLKGFADDLAQRK
- a CDS encoding DUF938 domain-containing protein, which codes for MIDHRLQYPATERNRDAILDVLRGVLPEAGIVLEIASGSGEHVVHFARAFPNLTFQPSDPEDAALHSIAAWTQDTGAANVLPPVMLDAASDRWPVGKADAILCINMIHIAPWRATEGLLREAAALLPQGAPLYLYGPYRQASVVTAPSNEAFDDSLKARNPEWGLRDLEIVAALARDSGFSAPVVTAMPANNLSVVFRRV
- a CDS encoding phosphomannomutase/phosphoglucomutase, yielding MFPKPKPELVPNTYAYESEPMVKATGFREYDARWLFGKEINLMGIQALGMGLGTLIGEMGQKQEIVTAHDFRGYSASIKYALISGLLASGCKVHDIGLAVTPMAYFAQFDLDVPCVAMVTASHNDNGWTGVKMGANRPLTFGPDEMNRLKEIVLNADFKLKPAGGYQFHENFPARYIADLTKRPKLKRKLKVVVACGNGTAGAFAPKVMEAIGCEVIPLDVELDHTFPKYNPNPEDMEMLHAIRDAVLEHKADVGLGFDGDGDRCGVVDNTGEEIFADKVGVMLARDMSAIHKNAQFVVDVKSTGLFVTDPLLQKQGAQTTYWKTGHSYMKRRTHELKALAGFEKSGHFFFNAPVGRGYDDGLVSAIAICEMLDRATGKSMADLKDALPKTWSSPTMSPHCSDETKYGIVTQVVKHFEDLKAKGAKVAGQPIRDLVTVNGVRVTCEDGSWGLVRASSNKPELVVVVESPVSEQRMRDMFEAMDSVLRTHPEVGEYNQKI
- the hrpB gene encoding ATP-dependent helicase HrpB gives rise to the protein MNFSTPLPIDTVLGELAVTLARGSTAVLVAPPGAGKTTRVPLALLDAAWTKGKKIIVLEPRRIAARAAAERMAQTLNQKVGETVGYRVRFGSKISRATRIEVVTEGIFTRQILDDPELSGVAAVLFDEFHERSLDADLGLALARDAQTGLREDLRILVMSATLDGARVAKLLGDAPVIESEGRAFPVDTRYLGRKPDVQIERQMADAIATALRADAGSVLAFLPGAAEIRRTQTFLSERINDASTEIVPLFGALDAGVQDRAISPAPKGQRKVVLATSIAETSLTIEGVRIVVDSGMARVPRYEPDIGLTRLQTIRASRAAVDQRRGRAGRTEPGICYRLWDEPQTVALEAYTRPEILSADLSSLVLDLAHWGATDPSTLAFLDPPPVPALTEARALLRELNAIDDSGRITREGNSLRALALPPRLARMIVDSHRLGAGEEAAMIAAVLTERGLGGDSADLDARLDNFRRDRSQRAQSARQLAGRWAKQVVASEPFDIDDQAPSTGIMLALAFPDRVARNRGNGSFVLANGRGASIEQTSVLAKSPYIAVAELTGTAANGRILLAAPITQTEIEQQFADHIQTDDEVTFDRSAMALRARRRKKLHAITLSEQPLSIAPSAETARVLADGLVAAGIDRLPWSKPLKQWRDRVMFLRAASPDDWPDLSDNALAETRADWLAPALFDKTSLAGFSAGDLSDALMALLPWDARARLDREAPTHFEAPTGTSLPIDYEAEQGPTIAVRLQELFGLTVHPSIAKGKIPLVLELLSPAHRPVQVTRDLPGFWRGSYAAVRTDLRGRYPRHPWPEDPASAPPTRRVKPRGT
- a CDS encoding TIGR02281 family clan AA aspartic protease, which produces MRGIMILAAILIVLGTSMAQMADKITTDKAQAKAVDKARAMNAFASMQPQTTAQAGARSVTVPRDSRGHFQTEGRVDGRRLGFMVDTGASVIALNETSAAQIGVRPLRSDYTANVSTANGSVKAARTRLAMVDIGGLVVRDVDALVLPDAALSENLLGLSFLSKLKRFEFAGGKLVMEQ